The genome window gaaggcaaattgaatgttggccgttactgcaaaggggttggagtatcAAAATAGTGAGGTCTTGCTCCAATtgcacagggtgttggtgagacaacATGTACCACGTACAGTTTTTCACTCCTTATTAAAGAAGCGATCTATATATCACATTGATGGCAGTTCAACCAAGTTTCACTGGTTGATTTCTGAGATGAAGGGATTCTCTTATGAGAAGAGTTTGAGCAAGGTGGACCCATTTTCATTGGAAttggaatgagaggtgattccaTTGAAAGATACAATGCTCTTAGGGGCCCTAACAGCTAGATGCTGCGTAGATATTTCCTACGGAGAAATCTAGGACAAGGGgcatagtttcagaataaggaaTTGTCCATTTAAGATGAAAAAGAAGGAATTTCTTTTCCctgagggttgtgaatcattggaattctctaccacagggaCTAGTGCAGGGTGAGCCATTGAATATActcaaggctgagataaacagaATTTTGAACTATAGTTGAGTCAATGGTTCAGGGGAAGAGACAAGAAAGTTGTGTTGAAGTCAAAagtagaacagccatgatcttactgaatagcagaGCTGGCTTAAGGGGTTGTTTGGccaatcctgctcctagttatgttctCAAATGCCAGTAATCATATCCGAGGTCATTGTAAGAATACCTCACACACTGCTATTTTTCCCAAAAGGAAATCTTTAAACATGCTTCCGAGCAACAAATGGCTTGATCATCTCTAAATTAGGAAGTTAAAACAAGGAGAATATCTCTACACAATCTAATTTGTCAACAACTTGATGAGTAAAGCACAACAGTGCATCTCCACAACAATGGAGCCATAGAAACGGAAATAGCATGTTTGAATCTCAGACTTTGCTGAGTTAAGTCAGTAAGAATTAAGAAGTAACAAAGTTTCCTGAACTAAAGCGAGATAAAGTTGGGCTTAGTTATTTGGCAGAACGGTTGGGATCATTCATTGCTGCTGACATTGTCAACAAGGATTCTTGCTCAATAAAATAACCTGCCACTATTATCTAACTGAGCTTGTGGGAAGTGACCATTTATAGAGTCTCCCAATATTCTTGGCTCTTCGCTAGAACACACAAACTAAGCAGCGTCTTGTTAATGTTTCCTGTCACCTGGTCTTTAAAGTGAACAAGCCCTGGGCATTACTTTGCATAACAGTAACTTGATGCCAGGGATGCTTACTCAAGACCACACACAGCATGGTAAAATTAGAAAATGTCCCTCATCGCCCACCCACAACACCAGGATTGCCGACTGTGATTAAATGCATTCCTGGAGGCTTCATCATGTAACTTGCCCCCATATTCTTGTTAttagttggccaacacatccatccttgtgacatacggccttcctacaccaatAAGTAAAAAGATTCATTACCAAATTGGATGATGCCTGTCAGCCAGACAGCTTTatcacctcacctccccccctcccacccatttTCAACATTTCTAATAATTGGTAAAGAGAAATTATCAAAGAAAGTTGACAATTAAGGCCCAGAGGAGTTTCAATTTTTCTAAAAATTGGCAAAGAGAAATCAAATAAAGTGACAAAAACGTTTTTTTTAATGTCCAGGTGATTCCCCCCCAATTTCAATATTTCTAACAATGGGTAAAGAGAAATTAAGAAAGTGACAAGAGCAATCTTTTGttgattcctccccccccccccgcccggggCTGCACAGAGCCATGTCATGGATTAATGTCCccgttcctggagactccaggccaatcctggagcgtTGGCAACCtttccccacacagacacacaccttgCCTGTAGTACATGTCATTGACTGTGGCCCCGTAAAACTTCCAGGCCATGTGAATGGCCACCAAGCTGCCGAGCAGCCAGCCCAGGAGGATTTTGAAGATGGTCACCCTCATGTCGTTGCTGCTCCAGTCCTGGGCGAACTCGCCGCAGAAGGAGAAGAGGCGCTCCAGGAGGAAGGAGAAGAGCCCGAGATCCCACGGCGGCGCCTCCATCTCCCCGCTCCCGCTGCTGCATCACTCGGGAGCGGAATTAGCCCGCCCGAATCAGCCCAGCGATTCCGCCCGCCGTCTGCGAGAGCTGCCCGGCGGCTCCcagctgtctctctcccctctctcctcctgcaGGCCTGGGGCCTAGCCTGACCGCTCCGCTATCTCACCCCGCCCCAGCAACCGCACTTTCGCCACTCCACCCCTCACCTCACCTCAATAAACCCACCCTCTATTCCTGAAGGAATAAAAACTAAATAAAATCCTCTTTTTAACGCATGTCCACTTCTGTCCCAATCACGACATAAACTTCCTCACCATCGGCGAATCTGTTAATCGGAATAGAAACTCGGTGGCTCCGGCCGGATGGGACAATCTACTGTTACCCTGGCAACGGGAACCAGCGATTCACCTCCTTTCCTTTCAAATCTGCTGCCAACTCTGGGCAAACTAAATTATGCTCATGTTTACCACCTTGTATGTACAACTTTTGTTGTATGTTTCTAATATTcaatgttaatttttaaaaaattaacaatTAAAAGTTAATTCAGCTGCTTAAGGTTACAAGTATGGCATCTAgaatcccgatgtggagatgccggcgttggactggggtaagcacagtaagaagtctcacaacaccaggttaaagtccaacaggtttatttggtagcaaataccataagctttcggagcactgctccttcgtcagatggagtggatatctgttc of Mustelus asterias chromosome 3, sMusAst1.hap1.1, whole genome shotgun sequence contains these proteins:
- the tcta gene encoding T-cell leukemia translocation-altered gene protein homolog, with the translated sequence MEAPPWDLGLFSFLLERLFSFCGEFAQDWSSNDMRVTIFKILLGWLLGSLVAIHMAWKFYGATVNDMYYRQGSGGQNGGTPDGSSNFTSWENASGESIKSHRE